The window AAAAGGACCAGAAGAACAATAAACGAAGACTTAAGATGCTTTTTCCACTAAGGTTGACCAATGACAATCAAACGGGCAAAAGCATCAGAACCAACACCAACATGAAATTCAAGCACAgtttcttgttttttctttttcctttttattgttttaggTCCCCCCAGCCATCCTACAGAGAGGGGGAGGAAACAAACTGTCTGGGTAAACTGAAAAGGTCTTTTTCCTCAAAGGGGGAAGTCCACTCACGAGAACCACTCGTTGACGTTTCAGAAGGACCTACTCCATCCTGCAGCCCTGCAATTGGAGCACTACTCCCATTGGACAGGACGGGTCTCATGGCAGACTTTATACCCATTCcagaagaaaatgaatcatatGTACGAGGACCCTCATTTTGCATGAATGAGTTCATCCCAGGCCACAAACCACCCGGCCTTGAAATGGAAGACCCACGATCCAAACTCCAGTCAATGTTGGTGTAATCTAACTGCATCATTGAGCCACCTGTATTCCAGTCCACGGGAGATGAGGAGCCTGACGAGCCATTAGTGCCTAGCCCCGAGAAAAGACCCAGATTGGATGCAGGAGCAAGTGTCGGAGATGCACCTGTTCTGCTCCATAAACCATTTCCACGGCTTATACCTGGGGATTCCATCGGGCCGCTGCTCGACACAAACTGCTGCTGAGGCTGATACTGAAACTGGTTGTACAGCTGATTTGTACTTGCACTGTTTGGACTTAAACTTCTTACACCAGAAACAGGGGGCATTAATCCATTGGGCTTCAAAGTTTCCATACTATTTGGATACCATCCCACAGCTGTCCCAGGTGAAGATGAACTTACACTTGTACTAGGCGTCTGCTTTACATTCATGTTCTGCGGGCGCTGCATTACTATTACAGGTTCTCTGACAGACCCTATCTGTAGATTCTTCAGTTCACTTCCAAGAGTCACAAATCGAGCTTCCGCTTTAGAAGGTGGAGGTGAGGCCTGCAATGATGACGCCAAAGAGTAAGAAACAGAAGGATTTGATCCAGCAATTGGCCACCGTTTCTCTGCTGGAACACCAATTTGTTGCGGTTTGGCCCACTCCATTTTTGATGGTTGAATCCTTTTTAACGACTGCAGGTTCTTGTTTCCAGGATCCAGTGGAGGCCCTGTTGTAACTGCAATTCTGGTGTAATTGAAATCTTTCTCGTCTCTTTTTTGCTGTATGGTAATTGCTGGAGAAGGTTTGGATTGTATCCTCAATGGATTCTGACTTGCAGCTACTGGAAGCTTGCCATTGCCTATGGTAGGTGGATCACCAGTTTCTTCTGGCTTAGGTGGGGCAGAAGGAGGGTCCTGTTTCTGGACTCTCAGAGATTCTTCTGCCTTATCAAGATCACCCTCACCGGCAACTATAGCCCTTTCTACTTCCTGCTTGGAACACTTGTATCTAATTTCCATGTCTGCAATTCGAGCAAGCTCTTCTGATAtgtcaattttcaaattactCCCACTATCAAGGTTATGTTCCCTATGCTTATCTGCTTCTTCACCTCCTTCAAATAACCATGCTACTGATTCCTCTACTCTTCCTTCATTTAAAATGAGAGCCATTGTTGCCCGTTCTTGAGAAAAACCCATTGCCACAAGCTGCTGAGCCAATGCTTCTAGCTTTCTTGACATGAGATAGCCACTGCACCGCTCATGCAACTCTTGGGCTCGCCTCTCCTTCTGGCGCTGATGCTTCCTCTCATTCTTTTGACGAATTTTTTCTCGCTTATCATTGTCAGCTCCAGGTACTGTTTCCTGACGGGTAGGTGGATGCGATGCTTTTTCTTTGTGATCTTCTGACTCACCAGACCAACTACCGTTGTTAGAAACAGAATCATACTCAACACCGGTCCCAAATGAGTTCCCACTGTGATCATCAGTCTCATCTATATTCCGGAATCTACCATTAACATGAAGAGGGGCAGGGGATGATGATGGTGCTGTCTCAATTGTGTGGAATGTTCCCAAAAGTGGATTGTATCCACTAGCAGGAACCCCAGCTCCTGTGTTAGCATGGCCTGAAGACTTTGAAGAAGCCTTTGAAGGTTCCTTTACCGCCTTCTTGTCCTTTGATTTAGCTTTGGATGCTGGAGACATCTCCTCGGCCTCTATTTCTAATTCCTGCACACCGTAAGCAAGACCCAATTTAGTTTAACTGCAACAAACTACGGGCAAAAGAGGCTGCAATGAACAGGGTATTTAGAAGATCTCAGTTTCAGTTTCCAACAAATGTCATAGCTCAGTAAAAGCAACTATtagaaaatacaaaataaagtgCATACATGGATGTGATGAAAAACATTTACGAGAAGAGTGGCGCTAATTCTGCAAACTGATGCCACATAGGatagaaataaacaaataacaAGTAACACCAGcaaaactaaattttcacaAACAGGAAACCAAAAATTATTCAGTTGTCAACTAGGGCTCAAAATGTCAACACCAGAAATAGCAAACCAGAAGCAAGATTTGAATGCAAAACTGCTTCCACCCAGCTTCTTTTCCAGATAACCAGGTTACTGATGTCTATAGCAACAGTATGAATTCTAAATATCTTCGAAGTACATATGTGACCCATAAGAGTAAAGTATTAAAAAGTAGTAATTACTGAAGCAAAAACAATGGAATGGATAAAGTCCAGTGAGTGTGACATAAAAAATAAGCACAAAACAGGATCACCACAGAAATTGTGTGCAATATAGAAGAATCAATAAGAAACTAATCAAGAATCCAGAGACATAGACACCCATTGAAGTCAGCTTTTTACCATAGTATACTAGCCATCCTATTCCCAATGATCAGTCAATTTCTCGTTAAATATTCAAATAGTACTCTTTCCACATTACTTACTCCCATAAAAACTGCAACTCTCCCAACTGCTTTCAAATTCAAAAGTTCACAAGTTTCCTTACCTACATTTTACATGGCTTTCCAATTTTCAAAAGCATGCTTACTCGGAATAAAATCCAGCTAAATAAACAACCTATTTGTGCAACTATCTCCACCGTTACATTCAGTGACATGCTTGTTTTAGCATACTTATATAACTATGCAGGTAGAAAAGCATATATGCTAGGCCAAACTTCTGTTACTGAGATAAGATTAGAAATGGATTTCCGTATTGACGTCTCAAACTAGTCGCACTTACCAAGCAAATTCTGCCTTATCCAGGAGGCTCTATCTTGATGCCAGTGTCATTCCTTCCCAAAGAAATTTAACACTATAAAACATTTACACGCCTGCATTCCCACATTTGAATATCCTCTATAAAGATACAAACCTAAAATCCTCCTATATCCACCAACAGCTATCTGATAGAACATTTCGGCTTTTCATAGATCTAAAGCACATTGAACttgttttgtcaaacaaatttTTCTAGAAGCCAAGTAACAGAAAGCGTATAGCTGATGATCCTAACATACATCATACAACTTACTGACACACACACCAATGGGTAAAAAAAGTGGAGCCCCCACCTTCACTTCATCAACAAAATCAAGACACGTAACTAGAGCACCAACCAGATGTCGGTCGACGACTACATTCAATCTCTGTACACGTgtaaaataaacaaattgcaATCTCCTGAGTATGTACACGTGTAGAGAACACATTGCAATCCCCTGACTGTATACACGTGTACCTGACTGTATACACGTGTAggaaaaaaagtcaagaaactGCATCACCATTGTTGCCGTCCTTCCTCAGCAAAGCTAAGAACctcaaaactaaaaaaaaatcaatcaaaaaaaaatagctgCCCACCTCAAGAAACAATGAAAACAATCAAAATCATTCGATTATGACCATAAATtagaccaaaaaataaaaaaactcgcAACCAACAATCACATTCTCAGAAGAACACAACAAATCAATTAAATTCAAGCAAACTAACATGATACAATTGCATATTACAAGCAAACACGCCTATCCAACAATTCATTAATCAAAATTCCCCTTAATAAAAAAATGATCCATCGCACAATTAGCCACACGACACAAGCAATTCAACTGCGGCATGGGCATGCGGATCAAAGAACACCAACTTTTCCACCATATAAGATTCgatcaaattaaataaaaaaaccaGAAGTTCCCACACCACCAAAGGCTAACAGAAAAAAGGAATCAGAACCCACCAatcagaaacaaaaagaaaacaacagtTACATAAATCCACGTGCATACACATACCctaggggaaaaaaataaggaggCAAAACAGAAAAAGATCGATCAGGTGGTGGGGCGGGGGGGAATTGGATACCTGAAACCGAAAAGAGAGAGATGGCAGAGATGGAGGGACGGATCGATCGAAAAATTGAGTCGGTGATGGTGTGAATGaatgtgaagaaattgaagGACGGAGGCACGGGGCCTTGAGGTGGAGAGAAGGagagaaaaattaaagaaaaaagagagaagatatgAATGAGTATATGGATATAGAAAGGGGGGGAGGGGAATTGGGGGGCGGGATATGGGGTAGTACAAAGACGGGGGTGTTGGGGGGGTGGGATATGTAATGCGAGGCTGATATGAAACTGAATCGatggaattagggtttttggttattgagagagagagagagagagagagagagagagagagagattggatggattgattgattgaattttggtgattgGGAATTTAGCATTTTGGGAGGGTGGAGTTGGGGGGAAAAAATTAAAGCTTACTCCATAGTGGTattgaaaaaaagaattgggcttgattattattattattattattattattattgttgttgttattattattatacgtTTTTGCCCTTGATTTTTGGATTAATTACAAAAAATTCCGCATACATTTGTGGTTTATTGGGGGTGAAAAAACAAAATAGATTGTTAATCGTAATCGCATTCCCTTATTTGTTAACGACATTTTCATTTACCTCTTGAGCTTGTGAATTTAGACAAAGATTATTCCTTACcttcattgaatctacaattgCCCTAagattttccttcattttattttttcgtATTCGCTTTTTATTTAGATGATCAATCTTTGACTTTTTTAAAGGGTTCGAATAGTTTGGACTGCTTGTGAGCTTTTACAATTGCTTCATGACTTGGCTAGATAGAATCGATACCATAAGGTTAGAAATTTTCCAATTATAATTATACTTAAACTTTAACAATTGAAATTTAACTATTGAGATAGCTTTTATTTGGGATAGGAACTCGTttgttcaatgaatttttaagTTTTGCTAGTCAATGAATCAAGCTTTGTGGTGCAACCACATGGAAAGGACATTATTAGTATTTGTGCTTAAAGATTTTAAGTCTAGtttccttccaaaaaaaaaaaaaaaaaagatttaagtCTAGTTTACTATGCATAAGGTCTAGAAAAGGATTAAGCGTCCATGTACAAGTAATTTAAAGAAAAGTTAAAAACTATACCAGTAGATATtgaattaaacaaaattaactaGACAAAAAATTAGTGATATGCGCGATCATATGCTTTTTTCTTATATGTGATATGTAGAGAGGGGAATAGTCtccttgtttgtttggattgctattttttctcaaaaaaaatttaaattaagagAACATATTTTATCAATAACCTGTTTATCTCACACATATCAAATTGTTAGAatatggggtttttttttttttacaaaaaaatagcaatccaattGGGATGAATCTTTAAATTAAGAGAAATTAGTGATTTTTTACAGCAAATCCAATGCAGGTAAAGTTTTCAACTTCGAGTAGAATAATAACTAACTAgattattcattcattttatttcaataatctctatttttttttatcattgctaAGGTTGATATTAATCTTCGGAGTACGTTTACCTAAAATGCTTTTTGCACACCTTTTTAATGGATTTTATGTTCTATAGACTTGTCTATTTGGCCTAAGAAAACATTAAGAGAAAGTGTGAGGAAGAAGAGTCTGTctaaatatcgtcatcccaatCTAAAAGGATATTATTGCAATTTCAAGTTTTAAAAGGTACTTTTTGTAATTGTAATGAGCCCTTAGGGAAGTCAATCCAATTAGACATAATGAAAAAtgtgtaattcttttgttttataagaattgttatatcagtagtaattttgaaatttaattacATTTAATTCCGAAACACTCATCAAATCAAGCATCAGGAATTGGAATGATGTTAGTTCCAATGTGTGAACCAAACTAGATATTAGAATGAAAAGTTTAATTCCAAAATCAGAGTCTATAATTCCATTTCCATTTTCAATTCCAATATATGAAACAAGCATTCCCTAAGAGAATGTGTGAGGAAGAAGAGTCTGTCTAAATATCATTATCCCAATCTAAAAGGATATTATTGCAATTTCAAGTTTTAAAAGGTACTTTTTGTAATTATAATGAGCCCTTAGGGAAGTCAATCCAATTAGACATAATGAAAAATGACGAAAATCAGTTTATAATGTTTTGGTGGCAACGAAGAGTAACAAATGGGACACCTGTCCACGTTAAACGTATCACTTGTTGAAGTAATAgtgattattaatttatttgtcTACGTGatatctattattttatttgatgaaaaatgagaaatatgGTAAAGGAAGTTTGAACTTTAACGTGGTCATCTTTTGCTCATAATGTGGGTCTATGTGGAATTTGGAGAAAGGTATTACAAATTTACCATCTTTATCTTGAGAAATTTGGATAAAGATCTCTAATCTAGAATTTGGTAAGATTTTTCCttgtctttttttctctttgagaTATTGTAaacattaaaatttaatttacaaCTTGAATATATAACAAATCAAGCACATATAACTTAGGAAATAGGGTATTTTATTCATATGAGAAGCTTTTCGTATTTTGTGAAAGGGGTATTTTATCATTTCTCGTGAAAGCGAGCATCTCTTTAAAAAAAacttgaataatttttttttcttttcagcaTAATAAAATGTATGaccaacaaaattttttaaaattttgctaaaatttgTATTTCAGTTTGGAACACgttaatttcttcttttattgtTCATACATGTTGTTATTATATTAGTATTTTCATTTTGTAACCACATCAGAGTATATCAAGCATGAAGGACACATAGAATAAGCTACTTAGACAATAAGCTTGCTTGGATTTTAGATaaaattacagtaaaatttttataaattaatactcaataaattaataacctctattaaataataattttttctgTGCCAACTTGAGCTAACGagttaaattaataattttaataaaataatgagataataaatttttgaaaatcttacATATTCCTTTAGTGCTATTcatatcataaattaataactcactaaaattacatatcatatttttattgaaatatgagtctatttttttttaaaaaaacctattgttgtaaatgttttttaAGTGCATGTGGAATGCTCTCTATTATACTCACATAATGCTTGATACATTTGATCAGTCATGATTGATTTATGAGCAccttttagattcaaatgataTATTAACAATGAGATATGTAAGAGCACTTTGTATTTGTTAACTATAAGAAGATTTCCTCGTCTTTTGTATACGTAATATTTTTAATCTGATTCATTATATCCATTTGATAAAATAGAAGTAGATATCTATCATTTAGTACTCCTAAGTCTTTTTAACctcttaataataaaaaaattatatcaatTACGTACGTCTATTgaagaaattaataaaattaaattatactTGCAAACCAAGTGCATATTGATTGGTTTATATTTCTTGGACTTTTAGCCTTCTTTTATTAATAgaacaattcaaattttttaataaaatagaaGTAGACATCCGTCATTTAGAATTCCTGAGTCTTTTTAACCTTTTAAtaatagaaaaattatattaGTTACATATGTACATTGAAGacattaataaatttaaattatactAGCAAATTGGGTACATATTGATTGGTTTATATTTCTTGGACTTTTATCCTTCTTTTATTAATGGAATAATTCATACttttataaaacaaatgaaaCTCTAGTTGATTAAATGAGTATTTCTTTGAATTGTAAGTAAACtagataaaataataaattattcatttatcgATTAATTAGGACCTCTTTAAATTAATATAATTTGTATGGTTCCAAGGTTATTATTTTATGGAGGCTTTACTGTAGCTAGCAAAAACTATAAGGGGGAAACGATTCAATTTCCAGTTGTTTTTCAGATTTTCAAGTTGCCAAGTAAAGTCATTTCGAATTGATGCGttatgtgtgaatatgcatTTTTCTTATGTTTTAGGGTTCATTTGGTTGGACTGgaaataagaaaatattttccatcaaagttattttcttgcaaaattactctctttttctatcatttttcaGTATTTggttaatcattgaaaatattttccaaatacCCTTTTTTGTAACTTTTTGGAGTTTGGTTTgttagtgaaaatattttcaaacttttctttttagtgCTTGTTGAtatgttgtaaatgttttcctACCCACATTTTTTTAAGGATGATCATCCTTACAAAAGTTGGATAAGGATGATCTTTTTTTGTACAAGTTGGATTTTCTTCACCAACACTGGAAAAATCTCTTAGTGGATTGAATTCCAAAATTGGTGAAGTTTGGGACTGGATGTAGGTGCCAGGAACAGAACCGAGCCACTATAAATTAGTTTATCTatcttttagtttattttacTCTTCTTTCATTTAATTGTCGTGTCTAGTTTAATTACTCCATCGTTACTTGCTCTTTCTTGACTTAAGTGTGTGCTTACTTAGGTTAATTTGGATAGTTAAAATTAGATGAATATTTGATATTACTAATTTGATTTGTGAACAACCTAATACACGACACTATTTTAGGTTGCTTTAGGcctcacaattggtatcagaatttgattttctagagattaaactcaatcaGTTTAGGAGTAAAGATGGCAACAAATAATACTTTATTTTCAGAGGAACAATCTATTACTAGACCTCCTATGTTTAATAGAGTAAATTTTGTTAGATGGAGagtagggctgtcaacgggccgggtccgggccggaattcattattccggactcggacccgaattactatgccggacccggacccgacccgtttacccgacgggtcttttattctatgttccggatccggatccggcgggtccggcgggtcccggatccggatccgggtctacccgaacaaatttagcaaaatttataatttctaataaaaatgaaaaaaaatatatttgtaaactaatttttaact is drawn from Coffea arabica cultivar ET-39 chromosome 1c, Coffea Arabica ET-39 HiFi, whole genome shotgun sequence and contains these coding sequences:
- the LOC113724995 gene encoding uncharacterized protein isoform X2, which translates into the protein MCSLHVYILRRLQFVYFTRVQRLNVVVDRHLVGALVTCLDFVDEVKELEIEAEEMSPASKAKSKDKKAVKEPSKASSKSSGHANTGAGVPASGYNPLLGTFHTIETAPSSSPAPLHVNGRFRNIDETDDHSGNSFGTGVEYDSVSNNGSWSGESEDHKEKASHPPTRQETVPGADNDKREKIRQKNERKHQRQKERRAQELHERCSGYLMSRKLEALAQQLVAMGFSQERATMALILNEGRVEESVAWLFEGGEEADKHREHNLDSGSNLKIDISEELARIADMEIRYKCSKQEVERAIVAGEGDLDKAEESLRVQKQDPPSAPPKPEETGDPPTIGNGKLPVAASQNPLRIQSKPSPAITIQQKRDEKDFNYTRIAVTTGPPLDPGNKNLQSLKRIQPSKMEWAKPQQIGVPAEKRWPIAGSNPSVSYSLASSLQASPPPSKAEARFVTLGSELKNLQIGSVREPVIVMQRPQNMNVKQTPSTSVSSSSPGTAVGWYPNSMETLKPNGLMPPVSGVRSLSPNSASTNQLYNQFQYQPQQQFVSSSGPMESPGISRGNGLWSRTGASPTLAPASNLGLFSGLGTNGSSGSSSPVDWNTGGSMMQLDYTNIDWSLDRGSSISRPGGLWPGMNSFMQNEGPRTYDSFSSGMGIKSAMRPVLSNGSSAPIAGLQDGVGPSETSTSGSREWTSPFEEKDLFSLPRQFVSSPSL
- the LOC113724995 gene encoding uncharacterized protein isoform X1, whose amino-acid sequence is MVMQFLDFFSYTCIQSGTRVYSQGIAMCSLHVYILRRLQFVYFTRVQRLNVVVDRHLVGALVTCLDFVDEVKELEIEAEEMSPASKAKSKDKKAVKEPSKASSKSSGHANTGAGVPASGYNPLLGTFHTIETAPSSSPAPLHVNGRFRNIDETDDHSGNSFGTGVEYDSVSNNGSWSGESEDHKEKASHPPTRQETVPGADNDKREKIRQKNERKHQRQKERRAQELHERCSGYLMSRKLEALAQQLVAMGFSQERATMALILNEGRVEESVAWLFEGGEEADKHREHNLDSGSNLKIDISEELARIADMEIRYKCSKQEVERAIVAGEGDLDKAEESLRVQKQDPPSAPPKPEETGDPPTIGNGKLPVAASQNPLRIQSKPSPAITIQQKRDEKDFNYTRIAVTTGPPLDPGNKNLQSLKRIQPSKMEWAKPQQIGVPAEKRWPIAGSNPSVSYSLASSLQASPPPSKAEARFVTLGSELKNLQIGSVREPVIVMQRPQNMNVKQTPSTSVSSSSPGTAVGWYPNSMETLKPNGLMPPVSGVRSLSPNSASTNQLYNQFQYQPQQQFVSSSGPMESPGISRGNGLWSRTGASPTLAPASNLGLFSGLGTNGSSGSSSPVDWNTGGSMMQLDYTNIDWSLDRGSSISRPGGLWPGMNSFMQNEGPRTYDSFSSGMGIKSAMRPVLSNGSSAPIAGLQDGVGPSETSTSGSREWTSPFEEKDLFSLPRQFVSSPSL
- the LOC113724995 gene encoding uncharacterized protein isoform X3, whose product is MSPASKAKSKDKKAVKEPSKASSKSSGHANTGAGVPASGYNPLLGTFHTIETAPSSSPAPLHVNGRFRNIDETDDHSGNSFGTGVEYDSVSNNGSWSGESEDHKEKASHPPTRQETVPGADNDKREKIRQKNERKHQRQKERRAQELHERCSGYLMSRKLEALAQQLVAMGFSQERATMALILNEGRVEESVAWLFEGGEEADKHREHNLDSGSNLKIDISEELARIADMEIRYKCSKQEVERAIVAGEGDLDKAEESLRVQKQDPPSAPPKPEETGDPPTIGNGKLPVAASQNPLRIQSKPSPAITIQQKRDEKDFNYTRIAVTTGPPLDPGNKNLQSLKRIQPSKMEWAKPQQIGVPAEKRWPIAGSNPSVSYSLASSLQASPPPSKAEARFVTLGSELKNLQIGSVREPVIVMQRPQNMNVKQTPSTSVSSSSPGTAVGWYPNSMETLKPNGLMPPVSGVRSLSPNSASTNQLYNQFQYQPQQQFVSSSGPMESPGISRGNGLWSRTGASPTLAPASNLGLFSGLGTNGSSGSSSPVDWNTGGSMMQLDYTNIDWSLDRGSSISRPGGLWPGMNSFMQNEGPRTYDSFSSGMGIKSAMRPVLSNGSSAPIAGLQDGVGPSETSTSGSREWTSPFEEKDLFSLPRQFVSSPSL